A genomic segment from Candidatus Pacearchaeota archaeon encodes:
- a CDS encoding CBS domain-containing protein yields MSIGSFFFKEKPKTGIKVGDIMTKNYVYVSPETSILDCAKTMVKKNVGSLLIQEKDRILGIITEGDIIYALAKKPKDLSKIKVIELARKKLITIQPSADVAEALFKMRKTKIRWLPVVVKNKPVGFITLKDILRLEPALFESVSEIMDIKEKSEKLKRIKESKKGKRFIEGKCESCGNFDILYENNSGTWVCNNCL; encoded by the coding sequence ATGTCAATAGGAAGTTTTTTCTTTAAAGAAAAGCCAAAAACAGGAATCAAGGTAGGAGATATAATGACTAAAAATTATGTTTATGTTTCTCCAGAAACTTCTATTTTAGATTGTGCAAAAACAATGGTTAAAAAAAATGTTGGTAGTTTACTTATTCAAGAAAAAGATAGAATTTTAGGAATAATAACAGAAGGAGATATAATTTATGCTTTAGCAAAGAAACCAAAAGATCTTTCTAAAATAAAGGTTATAGAATTAGCAAGAAAAAAATTAATAACTATACAGCCAAGTGCAGATGTTGCAGAAGCTCTTTTTAAAATGAGAAAAACAAAAATAAGATGGTTACCAGTAGTAGTTAAAAATAAGCCAGTTGGTTTTATAACTTTAAAAGATATATTAAGATTAGAACCAGCATTATTCGAATCTGTTAGCGAGATTATGGATATAAAAGAAAAATCAGAAAAATTGAAAAGAATAAAAGAATCAAAAAAAGGAAAAAGATTTATTGAAGGTAAATGTGAATCATGTGGAAATTTCGATATTCTTTATGAAAATAATTCTGGAACGTGGGTTTGTAATAACTGTTTATAA
- a CDS encoding 50S ribosomal protein L37ae — translation MGKTKKIKHAGRFSSRYGTKVKEKIRKIESIQRKKQKCPFCNKKKVKRLAKGIWYCRKCKKKFTSGCYYIQ, via the coding sequence ATGGGAAAAACAAAAAAAATAAAACATGCAGGAAGATTTTCATCTAGGTATGGAACTAAAGTAAAAGAAAAAATAAGAAAAATTGAATCTATTCAAAGAAAAAAACAAAAATGTCCTTTTTGTAATAAAAAAAAAGTAAAAAGATTAGCAAAAGGTATATGGTATTGTAGAAAGTGTAAAAAGAAATTTACTTCTGGATGTTATTATATACAATAG
- a CDS encoding DUF357 domain-containing protein → MSNTEKRLIQEAEKWFKKAKEKRKNIKVKNKKYEDFLENIDAYLADYKYFLVENKFIEAFEAVIWAWAWIEIGLQKGFLKEDD, encoded by the coding sequence ATGAGTAATACTGAAAAAAGATTAATTCAAGAAGCAGAAAAGTGGTTTAAAAAAGCTAAAGAAAAAAGAAAGAATATAAAAGTAAAAAATAAAAAATATGAAGATTTTTTAGAGAATATAGATGCTTATCTTGCTGATTATAAGTATTTTCTAGTTGAAAATAAATTTATAGAAGCTTTTGAAGCTGTTATTTGGGCTTGGGCATGGATTGAAATAGGCTTACAAAAAGGTTTTTTAAAAGAGGATGATTAA
- a CDS encoding DNA-directed RNA polymerase subunit P — MANYKCFKCEKSISSKTLEKRFVCPYCGCKIFYKTRNVIKKVKAE, encoded by the coding sequence ATGGCAAATTATAAATGTTTTAAGTGTGAAAAAAGTATATCTTCTAAAACATTAGAAAAAAGATTTGTTTGTCCTTATTGTGGATGTAAAATATTTTATAAAACAAGAAATGTCATAAAAAAAGTGAAGGCAGAATAA
- a CDS encoding SLC13 family permease gives MMIPLSIIILFLVFFLIMIRRIKNVKLEIWQIMSGGALLVLLFNQISLKEAFFSINFDIIIFLFCMFVIGVALEESGYLSHLSYKIFKRADNINKLLLFIIFLFAFLSSILMNDTIAIIGVPVVLLLARKHKIHAKILLLALAFSITIGSVMSPIGNPQNLLIAMNSNIKNPFYEFFKYLFFPTILNLFACFFILKIYYKEHFHRKKINHSQEPIKSHYLSILSKISLILIFLMILLKILLIFLKINFDFKLTYIALISCIPVLFSKERKKVLKKVDYKTLIFFISMFILMQSVWNSGFFQSFLEKTNINILSLFMIFVVGIFLSQFISNVPLVALYLPLLLHEGATTKEIIALAASSTIAGNLFILGAASNVIIIQNAEQRTRGEEKITSWDFAKIGIPLTIINALIYFLYLKIF, from the coding sequence ATTATGATACCTTTATCAATCATAATTTTATTTCTAGTTTTTTTCTTAATAATGATAAGAAGGATAAAAAATGTGAAATTGGAAATATGGCAAATAATGAGTGGAGGAGCTTTACTAGTTTTATTATTTAATCAAATTTCTTTAAAAGAAGCCTTTTTTTCTATTAATTTTGATATAATAATTTTTTTATTTTGTATGTTTGTTATTGGAGTAGCATTAGAAGAATCAGGTTATTTATCTCATTTATCTTATAAAATATTTAAAAGAGCAGATAATATTAATAAACTTCTTCTTTTTATTATTTTTCTTTTTGCTTTTTTGTCTTCTATTTTAATGAATGATACAATTGCAATAATAGGGGTTCCTGTAGTTTTATTATTAGCAAGAAAACATAAAATTCATGCAAAAATTTTATTACTTGCTTTAGCCTTCTCTATAACAATTGGCAGTGTTATGAGTCCTATAGGAAATCCTCAAAATTTATTAATAGCTATGAATAGTAATATTAAAAACCCTTTTTATGAATTTTTTAAATATCTTTTTTTTCCAACAATTTTAAATTTATTTGCTTGTTTTTTTATTTTGAAGATATATTATAAAGAACATTTTCATAGAAAAAAAATAAATCATTCTCAAGAACCAATAAAATCCCATTATTTATCTATTTTATCTAAAATATCTTTAATCTTAATATTTTTAATGATTTTATTAAAAATACTTTTAATATTTTTAAAGATAAATTTTGATTTTAAATTAACTTACATAGCTTTAATCTCTTGTATTCCGGTATTATTCAGTAAAGAAAGAAAAAAAGTTTTAAAAAAAGTGGATTATAAAACTTTAATTTTTTTTATTTCTATGTTTATATTAATGCAATCTGTTTGGAACTCCGGATTTTTCCAATCCTTTTTAGAAAAAACAAACATTAATATTTTATCATTATTTATGATATTTGTAGTAGGAATATTTTTAAGTCAATTTATTTCCAATGTTCCTCTTGTGGCTTTATATTTACCTTTGTTGCTTCATGAAGGAGCAACAACAAAAGAAATAATAGCATTAGCAGCATCTTCTACAATTGCCGGAAATCTTTTTATTTTAGGAGCTGCAAGTAATGTTATAATAATACAAAATGCAGAACAAAGAACAAGAGGAGAAGAAAAAATTACTTCTTGGGATTTTGCAAAAATAGGGATTCCATTAACAATAATTAATGCTTTAATTTATTTTTTATATCTTAAAATATTTTAA
- the thsA gene encoding thermosome subunit alpha — protein MTDKSPMIITPEDVQRMLGRDAQRNNILAARIVAETIKTTLGPKGMDKMLVDSLGDITVTNDGVTILEEMQIEHPAAKMIVEVAKTQDKEVGDGTTSVVMIAGKLLENAEKLLDNKIHPTIITKGYRLAAEKAKEILKDIAININDNESLLKELVYTSLASKNASAKKEKFANIIVKAIKQISQNGNIDLTDIKIEKIKGEGIEDTELIEGIVLDKEKISIDMPSIVKDAKIALIDCALEISSPNTETKISISTPEQLQSFLEQEEKTLKNMVEKIKKSKANVIFCQKGIDDIAQYYLAKEKIYACRRIPRSDMEKLSKATGAKIISNLDELNEKQLGYAALVEEKKEGEDNYTYVKGCKNARALTILIRGSTEHVVNEIERAIKDGLGVVASALKDKKIVPGAGAIEVELAKRLREYSKSLNGREQLAVEEFASALEFIPATLAENAGLDPIDILTELRAKHEKGEINAGINLLTGKIEDSIKAGIIEPVRIKKQAIDSATEVAIMILRIDDVIAANTKSKNKKLPEEEY, from the coding sequence ATGACAGACAAATCACCAATGATAATAACACCTGAAGATGTTCAAAGAATGTTAGGAAGAGATGCTCAAAGAAATAATATATTAGCAGCAAGAATAGTAGCAGAAACAATAAAAACTACCCTCGGCCCAAAAGGAATGGATAAGATGTTAGTTGATTCTTTAGGAGATATAACAGTTACGAATGATGGAGTAACAATATTAGAAGAAATGCAAATTGAACATCCTGCTGCAAAAATGATAGTAGAAGTAGCAAAAACTCAAGATAAAGAAGTTGGAGATGGTACTACTAGTGTTGTAATGATTGCTGGTAAACTTCTTGAAAATGCAGAAAAATTATTAGATAACAAAATACATCCAACAATAATAACAAAAGGATACAGATTAGCTGCTGAAAAAGCAAAAGAGATATTAAAGGATATTGCAATAAATATAAATGATAATGAAAGTTTACTAAAAGAATTAGTTTATACTTCATTAGCAAGTAAAAATGCTTCTGCAAAAAAAGAAAAATTTGCAAATATAATAGTTAAAGCGATAAAACAAATTTCCCAAAATGGAAATATAGATTTAACAGACATAAAAATAGAAAAGATTAAGGGAGAGGGTATAGAGGATACAGAGCTTATAGAAGGAATTGTACTTGATAAAGAAAAAATTTCTATTGATATGCCTTCTATTGTAAAAGATGCAAAAATAGCTTTAATAGATTGTGCTTTAGAGATAAGTTCACCTAATACAGAAACTAAAATATCTATAAGTACACCGGAACAATTACAAAGTTTTTTAGAACAAGAAGAAAAAACATTAAAGAATATGGTAGAAAAAATAAAAAAATCAAAAGCAAATGTAATTTTTTGTCAAAAGGGTATAGATGATATTGCTCAATACTATTTAGCAAAGGAAAAAATTTATGCATGCAGAAGAATTCCACGAAGTGATATGGAAAAATTATCAAAAGCCACAGGAGCAAAAATAATTTCAAATTTAGACGAATTAAATGAAAAACAATTAGGTTATGCTGCTCTGGTTGAAGAAAAAAAAGAAGGAGAAGATAATTATACTTATGTAAAAGGATGTAAGAATGCAAGAGCTTTAACAATTCTTATTAGAGGAAGCACAGAACATGTTGTAAATGAAATTGAAAGAGCAATAAAAGATGGTTTAGGCGTAGTTGCTTCTGCTTTAAAAGATAAAAAAATAGTTCCTGGCGCAGGAGCAATAGAAGTTGAATTAGCAAAAAGATTAAGAGAATATAGCAAAAGTTTAAATGGAAGAGAACAGCTTGCAGTAGAAGAATTTGCCTCTGCTCTAGAATTCATACCAGCAACTTTAGCAGAAAATGCAGGATTAGATCCTATAGACATATTAACAGAATTAAGAGCAAAGCATGAAAAAGGCGAAATTAATGCAGGAATAAATCTTTTAACAGGAAAAATAGAAGATTCTATAAAAGCAGGAATAATTGAGCCAGTAAGAATAAAAAAGCAAGCAATAGATTCTGCAACAGAAGTTGCTATTATGATTTTAAGGATAGATGATGTTATTGCTGCAAATACAAAAAGTAAAAATAAAAAATTACCAGAAGAAGAATATTAA
- a CDS encoding matrixin family metalloprotease produces MKNYIFFIFLLIIISSGYFFLKLNFFTEPKKLEVNKTQINYNNQISSYENELQICQNTKFNHNNITYSIDSNCKENKIKRIEEAFKIIEKEVGEIKFIRVNSDADIDVICQNIKIPTETKGYFIAGEGGPTSLINTSLFCIIEKGKVLLYKEKDYCDYPNVELHEILHVFGFGHSDNERSIMFNTSFCNQILTKDIIDEMKRLYSIKNLPELYFEDVEIKKHGLYIDFNLKIKNSGLIEAKNVSLLIKEYPSYKKIDSFELSDIEYGAGKSINVENLRIPLKTKKLIFEIFSIQEEIDKENNFLEVEL; encoded by the coding sequence ATGAAAAATTATATATTTTTTATTTTTTTATTAATTATCATTTCTTCTGGTTATTTTTTTCTAAAACTAAATTTCTTTACAGAACCAAAAAAATTAGAAGTTAACAAAACTCAAATAAATTATAATAATCAAATCTCAAGTTATGAAAATGAATTACAGATTTGTCAAAATACAAAATTTAACCATAATAATATTACATATTCTATTGATTCTAACTGCAAAGAAAATAAAATAAAAAGAATAGAAGAAGCTTTTAAAATTATAGAAAAGGAAGTTGGAGAAATAAAATTTATTAGAGTAAATAGCGATGCTGATATAGATGTAATATGTCAAAATATAAAAATCCCAACAGAAACAAAAGGATACTTTATTGCCGGAGAAGGTGGGCCAACATCTTTGATTAACACAAGTTTATTCTGTATTATAGAAAAAGGGAAGGTTTTATTATATAAGGAAAAAGATTATTGTGATTATCCTAATGTAGAATTACATGAGATTTTACATGTTTTTGGCTTTGGGCATTCAGATAATGAAAGAAGTATAATGTTTAATACTTCATTTTGCAATCAAATTTTAACAAAGGATATAATAGATGAAATGAAAAGATTATATAGTATAAAGAATCTTCCAGAATTATATTTTGAGGATGTAGAAATAAAAAAACACGGATTATATATAGATTTTAATTTAAAAATTAAAAATTCTGGATTAATAGAAGCAAAAAATGTTTCTTTATTAATAAAAGAATATCCATCTTATAAAAAAATCGATTCTTTTGAACTATCTGATATAGAATATGGTGCTGGAAAATCTATAAATGTAGAGAATTTAAGAATTCCTTTAAAAACAAAAAAATTAATTTTTGAGATTTTCTCTATTCAAGAAGAAATAGATAAAGAAAATAATTTTTTAGAAGTAGAATTATAA
- a CDS encoding NFACT RNA binding domain-containing protein, with protein MKIKFRKLTLSSGKILLAGRDALSNEELIKQVNENEYVLHTKQKGSPFVNIKAKKQEVTKKDLKEAAIFCVKYSQAWKKPKIKPSFVEVHYFLGKDIFKDKYMAIGTFGVKKYKKIIIKKQDIISLG; from the coding sequence ATGAAGATAAAATTCAGAAAACTCACACTCTCTTCAGGAAAAATCTTGCTTGCCGGAAGAGATGCACTAAGCAATGAAGAATTAATAAAGCAAGTTAATGAAAATGAATATGTGTTGCATACAAAACAAAAAGGAAGCCCTTTTGTTAATATAAAAGCAAAAAAACAAGAAGTAACAAAAAAAGATTTAAAAGAAGCTGCTATTTTCTGTGTTAAATACAGTCAAGCATGGAAAAAACCAAAAATTAAACCTTCTTTTGTAGAAGTTCATTATTTTTTAGGAAAAGATATTTTTAAAGATAAATATATGGCAATAGGAACATTTGGTGTAAAGAAATATAAAAAAATAATCATAAAAAAACAAGATATTATTTCTTTAGGCTAA
- a CDS encoding diphthamide synthesis protein produces the protein MKTLFIPLLRRNIYFNKKILNKFVDEIGSKENIDIFYTIQYKKLAEAVKKYLGLKSEIKQVLGCSLIKTKKNVLLICDGKFHALNIAINSKKEIYFFNGYCIEKISYDEISHYENNKKAKIKKFFLCDKIGIIVSIKKYQNKLDYALLLKNKIEKLGKKVYILICDNVTKEEIENFSLPLYINTACPGLDKDDKKILNYLDILEFLK, from the coding sequence ATGAAGACTTTATTTATTCCTTTGTTAAGAAGAAATATTTATTTTAATAAAAAAATATTAAATAAATTTGTAGATGAAATTGGATCAAAAGAAAATATAGATATTTTTTATACTATACAATATAAAAAGTTAGCAGAAGCTGTAAAAAAATATTTAGGATTGAAAAGTGAAATAAAACAAGTTTTAGGTTGTTCTTTAATAAAAACAAAAAAAAATGTTTTATTAATTTGTGATGGAAAATTTCATGCTTTAAACATAGCAATTAATTCAAAAAAAGAGATTTATTTTTTTAATGGCTATTGTATAGAAAAAATTTCGTATGATGAAATTTCTCATTATGAGAATAATAAAAAAGCAAAAATAAAAAAATTTTTTCTTTGTGACAAAATAGGAATTATTGTATCAATAAAAAAATACCAAAATAAATTAGATTATGCTCTACTATTAAAAAATAAAATAGAAAAGTTGGGAAAAAAAGTATATATATTAATTTGTGATAATGTAACTAAAGAAGAAATAGAAAATTTTTCCTTGCCTTTATATATTAATACAGCTTGCCCGGGATTAGATAAGGATGACAAAAAAATTTTGAACTATTTGGATATTTTAGAATTTTTAAAATAA
- a CDS encoding prefoldin subunit beta: MERDDKKKEKIREIQIIEQNLQNILFQLQSLQIELNEINFSLEEIKKANKEVYKIIGNLMINYDREKIIEELEERKKIIELKIKSFEKQEKSLKEKLESLSKDIEKN; the protein is encoded by the coding sequence ATGGAAAGAGATGATAAGAAAAAAGAAAAAATAAGAGAAATACAAATTATAGAACAAAATTTACAAAATATTCTTTTTCAATTACAGTCATTACAAATAGAATTAAATGAAATAAATTTTTCTTTAGAAGAAATAAAAAAAGCTAATAAAGAGGTTTATAAAATTATAGGGAACTTGATGATAAATTATGATAGAGAAAAGATTATTGAAGAATTAGAAGAAAGGAAAAAAATAATTGAATTGAAAATAAAATCTTTTGAAAAACAAGAAAAATCCTTAAAAGAAAAATTAGAAAGTTTAAGTAAAGATATAGAAAAGAATTGA
- a CDS encoding protein translocase SEC61 complex subunit gamma, producing the protein MKFINNFINNTKNFFIKCGRVWKIMKKPTLEEFKIISKVSIIGLLIIGFLGFLINLIIYTLMH; encoded by the coding sequence ATGAAATTTATTAATAACTTTATTAATAATACCAAAAATTTTTTTATTAAATGTGGGAGAGTATGGAAAATCATGAAAAAACCTACTTTAGAAGAATTCAAAATAATATCAAAAGTTTCTATAATTGGTTTACTTATTATTGGGTTTTTAGGATTTTTAATAAATTTAATAATCTATACCCTTATGCACTAA
- a CDS encoding NUDIX domain-containing protein: MMKEKSSGIILYYLDNEIPYFILLKYKTYWGFPKGIIENNENELETALRETIEETGINNIQLIKGFKYKQKWFFKRENDFINKEATFFLGKTTKEDAAKTKISYEHESFVWLPFNKALERLKIKTNKEMLEKAYEFIKKYEGQKKLA; the protein is encoded by the coding sequence ATGATGAAAGAAAAATCTTCTGGAATAATTTTATACTATCTAGATAATGAGATACCTTATTTCATTTTATTGAAATATAAAACTTACTGGGGATTTCCTAAAGGGATAATAGAAAATAATGAAAATGAATTAGAAACAGCATTAAGGGAAACTATAGAAGAAACAGGAATAAATAATATACAACTAATTAAGGGATTTAAATATAAACAAAAATGGTTCTTTAAAAGAGAAAATGATTTTATAAATAAAGAAGCAACATTCTTTTTAGGTAAGACAACTAAAGAAGATGCAGCAAAAACAAAAATATCTTATGAGCATGAAAGTTTTGTTTGGCTACCTTTCAATAAAGCTTTAGAGAGATTAAAAATAAAAACTAATAAAGAGATGTTAGAAAAAGCTTATGAGTTTATTAAAAAATATGAAGGACAAAAGAAATTAGCCTAA
- a CDS encoding cell division protein SepF — protein sequence MVFGRLKRRLRKGDEEYIEVDLGQEIKKEKVMVRPFVLKKFDDVNEVLNALREGYNIVVIDIKQMKGKDMMDLKRAILKIKKTVEAIEGDIAGFGENIIIATPSFAQVYKPKKPSFNSPQKQEDKYLEL from the coding sequence ATGGTATTTGGAAGGTTAAAAAGAAGATTAAGAAAAGGTGATGAAGAATATATTGAAGTTGATTTGGGACAAGAAATAAAAAAAGAAAAAGTTATGGTAAGACCTTTTGTTCTTAAAAAATTTGATGATGTTAATGAGGTTTTGAATGCTTTGAGAGAAGGTTATAATATAGTTGTTATTGATATAAAACAAATGAAGGGAAAAGATATGATGGATTTAAAAAGAGCAATTTTAAAGATAAAGAAAACAGTAGAAGCAATTGAAGGGGACATAGCAGGATTCGGAGAAAATATAATAATAGCTACACCATCTTTTGCACAAGTTTACAAACCAAAAAAGCCTTCTTTTAATTCTCCACAAAAACAAGAAGATAAATATTTAGAGTTGTGA
- a CDS encoding transcription elongation factor Spt5, producing the protein MLFVIKITTNKEDTVMKAIKERVEKKQLQVYSIIRPHGVRGYIILEAEDKDSAEEAVFNFRYVKGILRKNVTYEEIKPMIEPKIEEINIEKNDIVEIISEPFKKEKAKVVRVDKQKGEAVVVLLQAAIPIPVTISLDNLRVIRREEISEEKEENE; encoded by the coding sequence ATGTTATTTGTAATAAAAATAACAACGAATAAGGAAGATACAGTAATGAAGGCAATAAAGGAAAGAGTAGAAAAAAAACAGTTACAAGTATATTCTATAATCAGACCTCATGGCGTGAGAGGATATATTATATTAGAAGCAGAAGATAAAGATTCTGCAGAAGAAGCTGTTTTTAATTTTAGATATGTTAAAGGAATATTAAGAAAAAATGTAACTTATGAAGAAATAAAACCAATGATCGAGCCAAAAATAGAAGAAATAAACATAGAAAAAAATGATATAGTAGAAATAATATCAGAACCTTTCAAAAAAGAAAAAGCAAAAGTTGTTAGAGTAGACAAACAAAAAGGAGAAGCTGTTGTTGTTTTATTGCAAGCTGCAATTCCAATTCCGGTAACAATAAGCTTAGATAATTTAAGAGTAATTAGAAGAGAGGAAATTTCCGAAGAAAAGGAGGAAAATGAATAA
- a CDS encoding HTH domain-containing protein gives MARKRERIVNLYVRPGNFAFFFRRISGNKEEYDFSELEDLRKVLNNEKAKILSIIKTKSPSSIYDLAKELKRDFKAVREDVKLLEKFGLIELRSIIKGKRRCLKPEIALDTLQININFD, from the coding sequence ATGGCAAGAAAAAGAGAAAGAATAGTAAATTTATATGTAAGACCAGGAAATTTTGCTTTTTTCTTTAGAAGAATATCTGGGAATAAAGAAGAATACGATTTTTCAGAATTAGAAGATTTAAGAAAAGTTCTAAATAATGAAAAAGCAAAAATATTAAGTATTATTAAAACAAAATCTCCAAGCAGCATATATGATTTAGCAAAAGAACTAAAAAGGGATTTTAAAGCAGTAAGAGAAGATGTTAAACTTTTAGAAAAATTTGGTTTAATAGAATTAAGAAGTATAATTAAAGGTAAGAGAAGATGCTTAAAACCAGAAATAGCTCTAGATACTTTACAGATAAATATAAACTTTGATTAA
- a CDS encoding putative metallopeptidase encodes MRYEIAIDLKERSLDIIKKLNLPIKEEDFFCVRSYGSSTKRTIARCHGTSKVLQLALNINPVYVLEFLSERFDKLNEKEKIKIIIHELMHIPKNKGGGFRHHNFVNEKNVNKLYEKYINNKI; translated from the coding sequence ATGAGATACGAAATAGCTATTGACTTAAAAGAAAGATCTTTAGACATAATAAAAAAATTAAATTTGCCGATAAAAGAAGAGGATTTTTTTTGTGTTAGAAGTTACGGCTCTTCAACAAAAAGAACAATAGCAAGATGCCACGGAACAAGTAAGGTTTTACAATTGGCTTTAAATATAAATCCAGTATATGTTTTAGAATTTTTAAGCGAAAGATTTGACAAGCTTAATGAAAAAGAAAAAATAAAAATAATAATTCATGAATTAATGCATATACCAAAAAATAAAGGTGGTGGATTTAGACATCATAATTTTGTAAATGAAAAAAATGTTAATAAACTATATGAAAAATATATAAATAATAAAATATGA
- a CDS encoding ABC transporter permease, which translates to MIKDYFFLAFKNLKHRGIRSWLTILGIFIGITAIVTFITLGQGMNNYINEQFSQLGTDIIIIMGKAGQIVSPIASSVSSKPLTTEDVDLIKKIPGVKIVSPMNVYPSNIRYGKESVSTFIYGIEPKDIEELFMTLESFKIESGRMLKETDKYSAIVGARFHEEFNKKIGIGSKIEINGTSFEIVGILKQVGNPQDDKSIYIPNKALKEIKKNPDVVSVIYVKTENQDNVKDIAKKIEEKLMKSRKENENEKSFAVSTSEQLLEIIKNILTVINVVFIGIAAISLFVGGVGIMNTMYTSVLERTREIGIMKAIGAKNSDIMIIFLIEAGLLGLVGGIFGIILGILISKGIEYITINFYGITLLKIATSWITIIFVLLFSFLIGCLSGTLPAIKASKLNPVDALRYE; encoded by the coding sequence ATGATAAAAGATTATTTCTTTTTAGCTTTTAAAAATTTAAAGCATAGAGGAATAAGAAGTTGGCTTACAATTTTAGGAATTTTTATAGGAATAACTGCAATTGTAACTTTTATAACTTTAGGCCAAGGAATGAATAATTATATTAATGAACAATTTTCTCAACTAGGAACAGATATAATAATAATTATGGGAAAAGCTGGACAAATAGTATCTCCTATTGCTTCTTCTGTGAGTTCAAAACCATTAACAACAGAAGATGTTGATTTAATAAAAAAAATCCCTGGTGTTAAAATAGTCTCTCCTATGAATGTTTATCCTAGCAACATAAGATATGGAAAAGAATCAGTAAGTACATTCATTTATGGCATAGAACCAAAAGATATAGAGGAATTATTTATGACATTAGAATCTTTTAAAATAGAAAGTGGAAGAATGTTAAAAGAAACAGATAAGTATTCTGCTATTGTAGGAGCTAGATTTCATGAAGAGTTTAATAAAAAAATTGGAATTGGAAGCAAAATAGAAATAAATGGAACTTCTTTTGAAATAGTAGGAATATTAAAACAAGTAGGGAATCCTCAAGATGATAAATCTATTTATATTCCAAATAAAGCATTAAAAGAAATTAAAAAAAATCCTGATGTAGTTTCTGTTATATATGTAAAAACAGAAAATCAAGACAATGTAAAAGATATAGCAAAAAAAATAGAAGAAAAACTTATGAAAAGTAGAAAAGAAAATGAAAATGAAAAAAGTTTCGCTGTTTCTACATCAGAACAATTGTTAGAAATAATAAAAAATATTTTAACAGTAATAAATGTTGTTTTTATAGGAATTGCGGCTATATCTCTATTCGTTGGTGGAGTTGGAATTATGAATACAATGTATACTTCTGTCTTAGAAAGAACAAGAGAAATAGGAATAATGAAAGCTATTGGTGCTAAAAATTCTGATATAATGATAATATTTCTTATAGAAGCTGGTTTATTAGGATTAGTTGGAGGGATATTTGGAATAATTTTAGGTATATTAATAAGTAAAGGAATAGAGTATATAACTATAAATTTTTATGGAATTACTTTGTTAAAGATTGCAACTAGTTGGATAACAATCATTTTTGTTTTGCTTTTTAGTTTTTTAATAGGTTGTTTATCTGGAACTTTACCTGCTATAAAAGCATCTAAATTAAATCCTGTAGATGCCTTAAGATATGAATAA